The genomic interval TCCACCTGCCGCTGTTGGGTAATATCTCGAATGATAAACAGCACCTGGTCAGCGCCACAGGGCACCACCCGCACCTCCTCATGCCGCACCCCCCCATGGAGCTCAACTTCCTGTTCATACATGTGGAGTTGCCCCGTAGCTAAAACCTGCTCAATACAGTTCAGCTTTTGCTTGAGGAGCTTGGCTGAAAGGGGCGTTGATAGGCGTTGGCCAATGGGTTTTTGATCTTGGGGCCAGAGGTCAATATGCTGGTTGGTGGGAATGTAGTCGAGGTAGATACCCTCCCGATTCACCCGAAACATTAAGTCGGGAATGGCACGCAGGATGGCTTGATTGGTAATATCGCGCTGCTGGTAGCTGGCTGTAGCTTGCTCCACTTGGTCCTGCACAAGCAGTGGTAGACGCTCAGCCAACTGGTTCATAGCCTGGGCGATCGCCCCTAAGCCCAGGGAAGGCACCATTCGATAGTCAAACTGCCCCCGTGCCAAGGCCCGCAGCCCCGCCGTCACCGGACGTAAAGGCTGCA from Candidatus Obscuribacterales bacterium carries:
- a CDS encoding PAS domain-containing protein; this translates as MGQAIFSIYTVGYLVHHQAWVGAIAPVTALFTLGLTLTAGMLGWCWVQPLRPVTAGLRALARGQFDYRMVPSLGLGAIAQAMNQLAERLPLLVQDQVEQATASYQQRDITNQAILRAIPDLMFRVNREGIYLDYIPTNQHIDLWPQDQKPIGQRLSTPLSAKLLKQKLNCIEQVLATGQLHMYEQEVELHGGVRHEEVRVVPCGADQVLFIIRDITQQRQVERETEAQKVFLRQLLDCMPSLVAVKDESGRFLEVNRAAAAIHGTTPDALLGQQELDLVPVPQEEQYEQWLANNREVIRSRQPKQIPDELITYMDGSQAWYQTTLSPFVDLKGEVKGVICHSVDISD